A stretch of Mesoplodon densirostris isolate mMesDen1 chromosome 7, mMesDen1 primary haplotype, whole genome shotgun sequence DNA encodes these proteins:
- the DEPDC7 gene encoding DEP domain-containing protein 7, whose amino-acid sequence MATVREKAAALNLSALQSPAQRPPSLSVAQKPFGATYVWSSIINTLQTQVEVKKRRHHLKRHNDCFVGSEAVDVIFSHLIQNKYFGDVDIPRAKVVRVCQALMDYKVFEAVPTKVFGKDKKPTFEDSSCSLYRFTTIPNQDSQLGKENKLFSPSRYADALFKSSDIKSASLEDLWENLSLKPAESPHVNISANLSPQVINEVWQEETVGRLLQLIDLPLLDSLLKRQEVVPNVTHPKGQPDLVSNRNYLDRGILKAYSESQEDEWLSSAIDCLEYLPDQMVVDISRNFPEQPDRIDLVKELLFDAISKYYSSREPLLNHLSDVHNGIAELLVNGKTEIALEATQLFLKLLDSQNREEFRRLLYFMAVAAHPSELKLQKESDNRMVVKRIFSKAIVDNKNLSKGKTDLLVLFLMDHQKDVFKIPGTLHKIVSVKLMDIQKGRDPNRDTGYIYCQRIDQSDYSDHTRKTTKDELMNLLKNIDEDSKLSAKEKKKLLGQFYKCHPDIFIEYFGD is encoded by the exons ATGGCCACGGTGCGGGAGAAGGCGGCGGCGCTCAACCTGTCGGCTCTCCAGAGCCCCGCGCAGAGGCCTCCCA GTCTCAGTGTAGCCCAGAAGCCATTTGGAGCCACATATGTATGGAGCAGCATTATAAACACTCTTCAAACACAAGTGGAGGTGAAAAAACGAAGGCatcatttaaaaagacacaatGACTGTTTTGTTGGTTCGGAAGCTGTGGATGTCATTTTTTCTCACCTAATTCAGAATAAATACTTTGGTGATGTAGATATTCCTCGGGCCAAAGTGGTGAGAGTGTGTCAAGCACTTATGGACTACAAAGTATTTGAAGCAGTTCCGACCAAAGtctttggaaaagacaaaaaacctACATTTGAAGATAGTAGTTGCAGCCTTTATAGATTCACAACGATACCTAACCAAGACAGTCAATTAGGCAAAGAGAACAAACTGTTTTCACCTTCCAG gtATGCAGATGCATTATTTAAGTCCTCTGATATCAAATCTGCAAGTTTAGAGGATCTGTGGGAAAATCTGAGTTTAAAGCCTGCCGAATCCCCTCACGTAAATATCTCTGCAAACTTGTCTCCACAAG TTATTAATGAAGTATGGCAAGAAGAAACAGTTGGGCGTCTGCTACAACTTATAGACCTTCCACTCCTTGACTCCCTCCTCAAACGGCAAGAGGTGGTACCTAACGTTACTCACCCTAAGGGGCAGCCTGACTTGGTCAGCAACAGGAACTATCTGGATCGAGGGATTCTCAAGGCTTACAGTGAATCTCA gGAAGATGAGTGGCTTTCTTCAGCAATTGACTGCTTGGAATACCTTCCAGACCAGATGGTTGTAGACATAAGCAGAAACTTTCCTGAGCAACCAGATAGAATAGACTTAGTGAAAGAGCTTCTGTTTGATGCCATTAGCAAATATTACAGTAGTAGGGAACCTCTGTTAAATCACCTATCTGATGTTCATAATGGAATTGCAGAACTTCTAG TGAATGGGAAGACTGAAATAGCATTAGAAGCTACTCAGCTCTTTCTAAAGCTTTTGGATTCCCAAAATAGAGAAGAATTTAGAAGACTACTGTATTTCATGGCTGTTGCAGCACATCCTTCTGAATTGAAATTACAGAAAGAA agtGACAACCGAATGGTTGTGAAAAGGATATTCTCAAAAGCTATTGTTGACAATAAAAATTTATCCAAAGGCAAAACTGATCTTCTGGTACTCTTTTTAATGGATCATCAAAAAGATGTTTTTAAG attcctggAACTCTACATAAAATTGTCAGTGTTAAGCTCATGGACATTCAGAAGGGAAGAGATCCAAACAGAGACACAG GATATATTTATTGCCAGAGAATTGATCAAAGTGATTATTCTGACCATACAAGGAAGACAACCAAGGATGAGCTAATGAATTTACTAAAAAATATTGATGAGGATTCAAAACTTTCtgccaaagagaagaaaaaattgctAGGTCAGTTCTATAAGTGTCACCCAGACatctttattgagtattttgGGGACTGA